The following are encoded together in the Tripterygium wilfordii isolate XIE 37 chromosome 3, ASM1340144v1, whole genome shotgun sequence genome:
- the LOC119995080 gene encoding uncharacterized protein LOC119995080, whose amino-acid sequence MKSVCVSNCINDAGGDPRIPVRATYVNLYKWPESDAEFVRSAVEGRQNPRVVYSISCRQMYLRSYTFSREEETLPDNTQSCCFRSSSVKDKQVIKNKNKKNNKKKKIKANKRKLNYCLALRRALFRVFHNFLSCGASIDVVDQNH is encoded by the coding sequence ATGAAGTCAGTTTGTGTGTCCAACTGCATAAACGATGCAGGCGGGGATCCTCGCATCCCCGTACGAGCGACATACGTGAACCTGTATAAGTGGCCGGAGTCAGACGCGGAGTTTGTGAGGTCAGCCGTAGAAGGGAGGCAGAACCCTCGTGTGGTGTACAGTATTTCGTGCAGGCAGATGTATCTGAGGAGCTACACTTTTTCAAGGGAGGAGGAAACGCTGCCTGACAACACCCAAAGCTGCTGCTTCCGAAGCAGCAGCGTTAAGGACAAGCAGgtaatcaagaacaagaacaagaagaataataagaagaagaagatcaaggCTAATAAGAGGAAGCTTAATTACTGTCTGGCTCTCAGGAGAGCTTTGTTTAGAGTTTTCCACAACTTCCTTTCTTGTGGTGCTTCCATAGATGTTGTCGATCAGAATCACTAA
- the LOC119995079 gene encoding protein CANDIDATE G-PROTEIN COUPLED RECEPTOR 7-like has product MQTTTIRSSVLLLFLLSVFSLTRAEIKTLTIADDNRPMILFEKFGFTHTGHVTISVSSVSVASPVNGAGPIPSRLGFFLLSEETLIQVLIEIQQNPQFCVLDSQYINILFTFRELAPPPSSSFNQSYPVTSPNEYSLFFANCAPESQVSMSVRTEVYNLDRDGSKDFLSAGLTQLPSLYFLFFLAYIIFLGFWGYICYSSKLSVHRIHLLMAGLLLMKALNLICAAEDKHYVKVTGTPHGWDVLFYIFQFIRVVLLFTVIVLIGTGWSFLKPFLQEKEKKVLMIVIPLQVLANVASVVIGETGPFIKDWVTWNQVFLLVDIICCCAIIFPIVWSIRSLRETSKTDGKAARNLAKLTLFRQFYIVVIGYLYFTRIVVFALKTIAAYKYQWVSDAAEEIASLVFYVVIFYMFRPVEKNEYFVLDEEEEEAAELALREEEFEL; this is encoded by the coding sequence ATGCAAACGACGACAATACGCTCATCCGtccttctcctcttcctcctctctGTATTCTCCCTCACCAGAGCGGAGATCAAGACTCTGACAATCGCGGACGATAATCGGCCTATGATCCTCTTCGAGAAATTCGGGTTCACCCACACCGGTCATGTAACAATCTCGGTTTCCTCAGTCTCCGTCGCCTCCCCCGTCAATGGCGCCGGCCCAATACCTTCAAGGTTAggcttctttcttctctccgAGGAGACTCTGATCCAGGTCCTCATCGAGATCCAGCAGAACCCACAGTTCTGCGTTCTCGATTCCCAATACATTAATATCCTCTTCACCTTCCGTGAACTTGCTCCACCGCCGTCTTCGTCGTTCAATCAGTCGTATCCGGTCACTTCCCCTAACGAGTACTCTCTCTTCTTTGCCAACTGTGCGCCCGAGTCCCAGGTTTCCATGTCTGTACGCACCGAGGTCTACAACCTCGACCGCGACGGCTCCAAGGATTTCCTCTCCGCCGGCCTCACACAGCTGCCTTCCCTCTACTTCCTATTCTTTCTCGCTTACATCATATTCCTCGGCTTTTGGGGCTACATCTGTTACAGCAGCAAGCTGTCCGTCCACCGGATCCATCTCTTGATGGCAGGGTTGCTTTTGATGAAGGCTCTCAACCTGATCTGTGCTGCCGAGGATAAGCATTACGTGAAGGTCACGGGAACCCCACATGGATGGGATGTTCTGTTCTATATTTTCCAGTTTATTCGCGTTGTGTTGCTTTTCACGGTTATTGTGTTGATTGGAACTGGTTGGTCGTTCTTGAAGCCATTCCTgcaagagaaggagaagaaggtgTTGATGATTGTGATTCCGCTTCAGGTGTTGGCCAATGTGGCGTCAGTAGTGATCGGCGAGACTGGGCCTTTTATCAAGGACTGGGTGACCTGGAACCAGGTGTTCTTGTTGGTGGATATCATATGCTGTTGCGCGATTATCTTCCCTATTGTGTGGTCGATTAGATCTCTAAGGGAGACATCAAAGACTGATGGGAAGGCAGCGAGAAACCTGGCAAAGTTGACTCTTTTCAGGCAGTTCTACATTGTGGTGATTGGGTATTTGTATTTTACGAGAATCGTGGTCTTTGCACTTAAGACCATAGCCGCATACAAGTACCAGTGGGTGAGTGATGCGGCTGAGGAGATAGCCAGTCTGGTGTTTTATGTGGTGATATTTTACATGTTTAGGCCGGTGGAGAAGAATGAGTACTTTGTTCTtgatgaggaggaagaggaggctGCTGAGCTGGCTTTGAGGGAGGAAGAGTTCGAGCTCTGA